A region of the Myxococcus guangdongensis genome:
CCCGCCGCCGTAGCCCGTCTCCCTGCCGTCGTTCAATCGACCGGACGTCTGGAGCAAGTCGCGCAAGGCCGTCCCACCGACACGGCCATCCAGCAGGTTCTGCTGCCACTTCAGCATGTCGCTCACCGTCGAGTACACGGCGCTCGTGCCCTTGTACCCGAGGTCCGCCGAGCTCAACCGCCAGCCCCCTTCCGCGCGAGGCAGGTACCCGGTCGCGCGCTGGGAGAGGGGCGGCTCCTGGTCGTCGCGGAAGGAGGTGTCCGCCATGCCGAGCGGCTTGAAGATGCGCTCGTCGGCGAACACCCGCAGCGACGTGCCTGACACGCGCCGCACGATGACCCCCAGCAGCGCGTACGCGGCATTGCCATAGAGGACCTCCTCGCCCACCGCGAAGTTCACCCCGCGCTGCCGCGACAGGACCCAGAGGACATCCTCCTCGGTGTACAGGTCCTCGGTGCGCCATCCCGCCAGGGAGAGCAGTGGGCCCTGTTCGCGCAGCCCGTTGAGGTGGTGCATCAGGTGCGCGACGGTGATGGGCGTGTCGTGAGCAGACAGCTCCGGCACGTGCTCGCGCACGTCATCGTCCAACGACAGCTTCCCCTCCTGCGCCAGGAGGCCGATGGAGAACGCGATGAACTGCTTGGAGATCGACGCCAGGTTGAACGAGGAGCGCGGGGTGAGCGGCACGCCGAACTCCAGGTTCGCCATGCCATGGCCCCGCACGTAGTCGCGCGTGCCGTCACGCCAGACGCCCACGCCGCAGCCGGGCGAGGACTTGCCGCGCCAGGTCGCGAAGAGCGCATCAAGGCGGGCGTGACGCTGGGCCCGCGTCTCTCGTACCGGCTGAGCGCGGGCGACGGGGACCACCAGGCCCCACGAGACGAGGGCCACCCACAGCAGGAGGGAATGAGAAGGTCGCATGCGCGGAGGATTCCGAAACCCGGTCCCCCCTGGGCCGCACATCTGCGAAGCGCCGTCCGACATCGATGAGCGCCACGATTCGGGCGGTGGACGACGCCCCCTGGAGGCGAGTCCCCTCGGCCCCCGCCCCGACGGTGCCCCCACCCGCCGCCCATAAGCGCGCGGAATCATAGGGAGCCACTCGGGTGAGGCCTGAGTCACGATTCAAGAGGGCCTCTTCCCCCGTCCTTCCGGACGACGGGACCTTCTCCGAGGTGGACGAAACGAGGGAGGCCGTCCTTGAATCCGCCGGATGACGAGGAGACTCGGCGAGCGGCTGGTGCTGGAAGGCGTCTTGACGCCGGAGCTGTTGTCGCGAGCGCTCGCGCATCAACAGGAGACAGGTCAGAAGCT
Encoded here:
- a CDS encoding serine hydrolase domain-containing protein; the encoded protein is MRPSHSLLLWVALVSWGLVVPVARAQPVRETRAQRHARLDALFATWRGKSSPGCGVGVWRDGTRDYVRGHGMANLEFGVPLTPRSSFNLASISKQFIAFSIGLLAQEGKLSLDDDVREHVPELSAHDTPITVAHLMHHLNGLREQGPLLSLAGWRTEDLYTEEDVLWVLSRQRGVNFAVGEEVLYGNAAYALLGVIVRRVSGTSLRVFADERIFKPLGMADTSFRDDQEPPLSQRATGYLPRAEGGWRLSSADLGYKGTSAVYSTVSDMLKWQQNLLDGRVGGTALRDLLQTSGRLNDGRETGYGGGLRLGAYRGLRTVSHDGFVSGFRTESILFPEQKLAITVLCNGGNIDPTVLARKVAGVYLGNLLKDTTPPAVVLPAEELAVLAGNYWSPQTDEVVRLEVKEGALREVGASAALIPIGPGLFRPAEPTPGVWRFNASAAPGAPALGIQDFWPTTREFIRVREPLPTSSELEALVGKYRGDEVDMTYTVRLVDGKLALSWFRRDDLVLEPVGGNRFVSSFGAVSFTKGASGGVEAMLVSSRRLRRFRAERLPSVASTAPLTQGKP